In Nasonia vitripennis strain AsymCx chromosome 2, Nvit_psr_1.1, whole genome shotgun sequence, a genomic segment contains:
- the LOC100123382 gene encoding 15-hydroxyprostaglandin dehydrogenase [NAD(+)]: protein MEISNKVIIITGGVGGMGFETAKALLNHGAKFVALFDLTETDGQSAIEKLDKEFGKGRAGFYPGDIVIDSEFEDNFNRIIKDHGSIDVLINNAGIANEQNIERLVNVNVKAVLNSSLLALNHMGKHKGGKGGAIVNVNAILGLIDCPILPFYSATKHAIIGFTRCMKENFATTGVRVMSVCPGVTKTNLIKEIPNHILDFVTDNLKDKALNEVPVQSPKSVGSAITEIIQKGECGAVWVVENDKKPLVIKPCDHYIRMGTPVDK, encoded by the exons atggaGATTTCaaataaagttattattattactggtGGAGTTGGTGGTATGGGATTCGAAACTGCGAAGGCCTTACTGAATCACGGGGCTAAG TTTGTTGCGTTGTTTGATTTAACCGAAACCGACGGCCAAAGTGCAATTGAAAAACTAGATAAAGAGTTCGGGAAGGGACGCGCTGGTTTCTATCCTGGCGATATCGTTATTGACAGTGAATTCGAAG ATAATTTTAATCGTATAATCAAAGATCATGGCAGTATTGATGTTTTGATAAACAATGCAGGGATTGCAAACGAACAAAACATAGAACGTTTAGTAAATGTTAACGTG AAAGCCGTCTTGAACTCCAGTTTATTGGCTCTAAATCACATGGGAAAACATAAAGGCGGTAAAGGAGGAGCAATTGTTAACGTAAATGCTATCTTAGGTCTCATTGATTGTCCAATTTTACCATTTTATAGTGCTACAAAGCATGCTATTATTGGCTTCACAAGATGCATGAAG GAGAATTTTGCAACAACCGGAGTTCGCGTGATGTCGGTATGCCCAGGAGTGACTAAGACGAATCTAATCAAAGAAATTCCTAACCACATTTTAGATTTTGTTACCGATAACTTGAAAGACAAGGCTTTGAATGAAGTACCTGTACAATC gCCCAAAAGTGTTGGGTCTGCCATAAcggaaattattcaaaaaggAGAATGCGGAGCTGTTTGGGTCGTAGAGAACGACAAAAAACCTTTAGTAATCAAACCATGCGATCATTATATCAGAATGGGTACTCCCGTTGATAAGTGA